A part of Candidatus Rokuibacteriota bacterium genomic DNA contains:
- a CDS encoding glycosyltransferase → MTRAERPLRILHVVYHMNPGGIETWLLHVLRHVARDRFRMDFLVHTPEKSWYEDEIRALGGGVLRCVRPIKLPRHLLQFSRVLRDSGPYDVVHSHVGYTGYILRLARYAAVPVRIAHSHSGAAYLRPSRAPLTNLFLRLTSAWVLRDATLGLAASDISARALFGEDWRKDPRWRVFYCGVDLAPFESAFSRAEVRGEFGLDPDAFVIGHVGRFYPVKNHRFLIDVVAEAAKREPSTRLLLVGDGPLRPDIERRIAAAGLHGRVVLAGLRGDVPRLMLGAMDAFVLPSLYEGLALALVEAQAAGLPCIAAESIPPEADVCAPLVMRLPLQASASRWAEVILATRQGSRPRPRQALEAVRRSPFNIREGVEELQRLYTGAVRSAASSSETPRTYSDNRGT, encoded by the coding sequence GTGACGCGCGCCGAGCGCCCGCTCAGAATTCTCCACGTCGTCTACCACATGAACCCGGGTGGAATAGAGACGTGGCTCCTGCACGTCCTTCGACATGTCGCCCGCGATCGATTCCGCATGGACTTCCTCGTGCACACGCCTGAGAAGAGCTGGTACGAGGACGAGATCCGCGCCCTCGGGGGGGGCGTGCTCCGCTGCGTGCGTCCGATCAAGCTCCCGCGGCACCTGTTGCAGTTCAGTCGGGTCTTGCGGGATTCCGGCCCCTACGACGTGGTGCACAGTCACGTCGGCTACACGGGCTACATCCTTCGACTGGCGCGCTACGCGGCCGTTCCGGTTCGCATAGCGCACTCGCACAGCGGTGCCGCGTACCTCCGACCGAGCCGCGCTCCACTCACGAATCTCTTCCTGAGGCTCACCAGCGCCTGGGTGCTGCGGGATGCTACGCTGGGCCTCGCGGCGAGTGACATCTCCGCGCGCGCCCTGTTCGGGGAGGACTGGCGGAAGGACCCCCGCTGGCGTGTCTTCTATTGCGGGGTGGATCTGGCACCCTTCGAATCGGCTTTCTCGCGCGCTGAAGTCCGCGGTGAGTTCGGCCTTGACCCCGACGCCTTCGTGATCGGCCACGTGGGGCGATTCTATCCGGTGAAAAATCACCGCTTTCTCATCGACGTCGTGGCGGAGGCCGCGAAGCGCGAGCCTTCGACGCGCCTCCTCCTCGTGGGTGACGGGCCACTTCGACCAGACATCGAGAGACGGATCGCCGCAGCCGGGCTCCACGGACGCGTAGTCCTCGCGGGACTGCGTGGTGACGTCCCCCGCTTGATGCTGGGGGCCATGGACGCCTTTGTTCTCCCCTCGCTGTATGAGGGGCTGGCGCTTGCCCTTGTCGAGGCGCAAGCGGCCGGCCTTCCGTGTATCGCCGCGGAGTCGATACCACCAGAGGCCGACGTTTGTGCGCCGCTGGTCATGCGATTGCCGTTGCAGGCATCCGCCTCCCGATGGGCCGAGGTCATCCTTGCCACGCGCCAGGGCAGCAGGCCGCGGCCGCGTCAGGCACTGGAGGCGGTCCGCCGCAGCCCTTTCAATATCCGCGAGGGCGTCGAAGAACTCCAGAGACTGTACACGGGCGCAGTGCGCTCGGCGGCTTCCTCAAGCGAAACACCCAGGACTTATTCTGACAATCGTGGCACCTGA
- a CDS encoding glycosyltransferase family 2 protein, translated as MPPVASIVVCVYNRARQVSACLDSLLALTGSTVEVVLVDDGSTDETPRVLDAYREAHPDRLIVIERNPQNLGVASARNSGIRVAAGEFVAFTDSDCTVDPGWLTALLQGLTGPMVAAVSGTVVDHPPRTAAERAYVGTCRISQTPWQRRALVGNNMVFRRKVLCQYLFDQSLRYGCDEDDLAWRLQSDGYEIRFAPGAIVHHNHPMTLRQYWRTAIRQGQGSARFWYKRGAYIGRDILPITLAALTLPLGLLATRLLLVPAIFGLLQLMALVYNQFALKGKNVATAIGVLPVEVVYCACKTLSVYRTLARILSGSEPEIRESKQRWWAAHQNPRPPLQP; from the coding sequence ATGCCTCCCGTCGCCAGCATCGTCGTCTGCGTGTACAACCGGGCCAGACAGGTCTCCGCCTGCCTCGACAGCCTGCTCGCGCTGACCGGGTCGACTGTCGAAGTGGTCCTGGTAGACGATGGGTCAACAGACGAGACGCCGAGGGTGCTCGACGCCTATAGGGAGGCCCACCCCGACCGACTGATCGTGATCGAGAGGAATCCTCAGAATCTCGGCGTGGCGAGTGCGAGGAACTCAGGCATCCGCGTTGCCGCTGGTGAGTTCGTCGCCTTCACGGACTCGGATTGCACCGTCGACCCGGGCTGGTTGACAGCACTCCTCCAGGGGCTCACGGGCCCCATGGTCGCGGCTGTCAGCGGCACCGTTGTCGATCACCCGCCGAGGACCGCGGCGGAGCGAGCCTACGTGGGCACATGTCGCATTAGCCAAACCCCGTGGCAGCGGCGCGCGCTGGTCGGCAACAACATGGTGTTTCGCCGCAAGGTTCTCTGCCAGTACCTTTTCGACCAGAGCCTTCGCTACGGGTGCGACGAGGATGATCTCGCGTGGAGATTGCAGTCCGACGGGTATGAGATCCGCTTCGCTCCCGGTGCCATCGTTCACCACAACCACCCCATGACGCTCCGTCAATACTGGCGCACTGCGATCCGGCAAGGACAAGGGTCAGCCCGGTTCTGGTACAAGCGGGGGGCGTACATCGGCCGCGACATCCTTCCAATCACGCTCGCCGCCCTCACCCTCCCGCTCGGGTTGCTCGCGACCCGGCTGCTTCTCGTCCCCGCCATCTTCGGTCTCCTCCAGCTCATGGCGCTCGTCTACAACCAGTTCGCCCTCAAAGGCAAGAACGTCGCCACGGCCATCGGCGTGCTGCCGGTTGAGGTAGTGTACTGTGCCTGCAAGACCCTGAGCGTCTACCGGACTCTGGCCCGCATCCTCAGCGGGTCCGAGCCCGAGATCCGCGAGTCCAAGCAGCGCTGGTGGGCCGCCCACCAGAATCCGCGCCCGCCGCTTCAGCCCTGA
- a CDS encoding methyltransferase domain-containing protein: MSRLRQRLTEQYARHYLRLNTASEGPRLPRPQYRFFDRTFAHVVRALPPASRVLDLGCGTGQLLQWLAHQSNLVPIGVDTSSAQVSIARAKLAGIEIHAADGLGFLRERAGAFHAIFCVDVLEHIPGDDVLLELIEFAVEALKPGGAFVCRTPNAANLFACYSRYMDLTHERCFTSSSIIQLLESAGLERCRVFPTRPGTFRGQLALSIERILHRVLFALTGRSGETGFSMNLNALGYKKSDDR; this comes from the coding sequence ATGAGCCGGCTGCGACAGCGTCTCACTGAACAGTACGCCAGGCACTACCTCCGGCTCAACACGGCCTCCGAAGGGCCTCGGTTGCCGCGGCCTCAGTACCGCTTCTTTGACCGCACTTTCGCTCATGTAGTCAGAGCGCTGCCTCCGGCCAGCCGGGTGCTGGACCTCGGGTGTGGCACCGGGCAACTCCTCCAGTGGCTGGCGCACCAGTCGAATCTCGTGCCGATCGGCGTAGACACCTCGAGCGCGCAGGTGAGCATCGCGCGAGCGAAACTGGCCGGCATCGAGATCCATGCAGCCGACGGCCTCGGTTTCCTCCGGGAGCGTGCGGGGGCCTTTCACGCGATCTTCTGTGTCGATGTGCTCGAGCACATCCCGGGAGACGATGTCCTCCTCGAGTTGATCGAATTCGCCGTCGAGGCGCTCAAACCCGGCGGTGCTTTCGTGTGCCGGACACCCAATGCGGCAAATCTCTTTGCCTGCTACTCGCGCTACATGGATCTGACACACGAGCGCTGCTTCACCAGCAGCTCGATCATCCAGTTGCTCGAATCGGCCGGCCTGGAGCGATGTCGCGTCTTTCCCACGCGCCCGGGTACATTTCGAGGGCAGCTCGCGCTTTCCATCGAGCGCATCCTGCACCGAGTCCTGTTCGCCCTCACGGGGAGAAGTGGTGAAACCGGCTTCTCGATGAACCTCAACGCCCTCGGATACAAGAAGAGCGACGACCGGTGA
- a CDS encoding tetratricopeptide repeat protein, producing the protein MLVLGVVKIEDTDAWTHLALGRAIVQERGFPATEPFSYPGAALPYYNPEWLFGLLLYLVQAAGGLAGVILLKAAVATLAFWILLKGCLCPRDPPGRELLAVALACVVLVPMLLVVRHRFVERPDLVLMVFLAFTVYALDAYLYEGRRYLYALPALQVIWVNMHPSIVVGVVPFVAVLAGGALQSVARARWGLALPGTPSPRQLRVVAAVFTAVILVSLLNPYGVDPLLAPFRLAGAPWFLHEISELQPPRFGQQNAPFVIAALLGLAFALTVKRLSIVSLLLVLPFAYLAFSARRFMFLFAVVSAPVLARHLRALIGRLGEAWARRLTLPAAVAAAGLGLAVLGLWATRTGPLGDSLKEPGFGINAVMIPDGALRYLERVGASGRVFNVFHWGGYIAWRDFPRLAPFTDGRGHVPAGLLDEAMVVRENPVRLEKLRSTYGFEIALVDYPVLPSGLGSDVPDMDLGWNSAPWALVYWDDLVLVYVHRAGPLAAVAQRDEYRHVRPVNGALHLRRQLRAGVPPAAIEAELKRNVADTGSSMGLALLGFLYNDGGRHAEAIQVLGRVRDFPGPWSHLANVYQGLAFAHARLAQPARALEYYTKAAALDETADVLYNIGILAAKAGDDRRAIHSLERALERSPSLLEAYPVLLAAYRRTGRAERAERLEAAFPRVLTRVKAEEHFRRGVQLYREGRHHEAIAAFGLSLQLSPRSPAALSNLGYVYFDLGRLDEAMVQQQRALEADPAFANAHYGLALIHERRGQAARARAHFAEYLRLDPRGYWARRARQALDGAPRS; encoded by the coding sequence GTGCTCGTCCTCGGGGTCGTGAAGATCGAGGATACCGACGCCTGGACGCACCTGGCCCTGGGACGGGCCATCGTCCAGGAGCGGGGCTTCCCGGCCACCGAGCCCTTCAGCTATCCAGGCGCCGCGTTGCCGTACTACAACCCGGAGTGGCTCTTCGGGCTCCTGCTCTACCTCGTCCAGGCCGCCGGCGGGCTCGCGGGGGTGATCCTCCTCAAGGCGGCCGTCGCCACGCTGGCCTTCTGGATCCTGCTGAAGGGCTGCCTCTGCCCCCGCGATCCGCCCGGGCGCGAGCTCCTGGCCGTGGCTCTCGCGTGCGTGGTCCTGGTCCCGATGCTCCTCGTCGTCCGACACCGTTTCGTCGAGCGCCCGGACCTCGTACTGATGGTGTTCCTGGCCTTCACGGTCTATGCGCTCGATGCCTATCTCTACGAGGGACGCCGCTACCTGTACGCGCTGCCGGCGCTCCAGGTCATCTGGGTGAACATGCACCCGAGCATCGTGGTGGGCGTCGTGCCGTTCGTGGCCGTCCTGGCCGGCGGGGCGCTGCAGTCGGTTGCGCGCGCCCGGTGGGGCCTCGCGCTGCCGGGCACGCCGTCCCCCCGTCAGCTCCGGGTCGTGGCCGCGGTCTTCACCGCTGTCATCCTGGTTTCTCTCCTGAACCCCTACGGAGTCGACCCGCTGCTGGCACCGTTCCGGCTCGCCGGAGCCCCCTGGTTCCTCCACGAGATCAGCGAGCTCCAGCCGCCGCGCTTCGGCCAGCAGAACGCGCCCTTCGTGATCGCGGCACTCCTGGGGCTGGCCTTCGCCCTGACCGTCAAGCGTCTGTCCATCGTGTCCCTGCTCCTGGTCCTTCCCTTCGCCTACCTCGCCTTCTCGGCCAGGCGCTTCATGTTCCTCTTCGCGGTGGTGAGCGCGCCGGTGCTGGCCCGCCACCTTCGCGCGCTGATCGGGCGTCTGGGGGAGGCCTGGGCCCGTCGCCTCACGCTCCCGGCGGCGGTCGCAGCCGCGGGCCTCGGGCTGGCGGTGCTCGGGCTCTGGGCGACGCGGACGGGGCCCCTGGGAGATTCTCTGAAGGAGCCCGGCTTCGGGATCAACGCCGTGATGATTCCCGACGGCGCCCTCCGCTACCTCGAGCGCGTCGGCGCCTCCGGACGAGTCTTCAACGTCTTCCACTGGGGCGGCTACATCGCCTGGCGCGACTTCCCGAGGCTTGCGCCCTTCACGGACGGCCGGGGTCACGTGCCAGCCGGGCTGCTGGATGAGGCCATGGTCGTCCGGGAGAATCCGGTGCGGCTCGAGAAGCTGCGGTCAACCTATGGGTTCGAGATCGCCCTCGTGGACTATCCGGTCTTGCCCTCCGGGCTGGGGAGCGATGTTCCCGACATGGACCTGGGATGGAACTCGGCTCCCTGGGCACTCGTCTACTGGGATGATCTGGTCCTGGTCTACGTGCACCGCGCGGGGCCGCTGGCCGCTGTGGCCCAGCGGGACGAGTACCGACATGTCAGGCCGGTCAACGGTGCCCTGCACCTGCGGCGCCAGCTCCGGGCAGGCGTGCCGCCGGCGGCGATCGAGGCCGAGCTGAAGCGCAACGTCGCCGACACCGGCTCCTCCATGGGACTGGCGCTGCTGGGCTTCCTCTACAACGACGGCGGCCGCCATGCCGAGGCCATCCAGGTCCTGGGCCGGGTGCGCGACTTCCCGGGCCCCTGGAGCCACCTCGCCAACGTCTACCAGGGGCTGGCCTTCGCCCATGCTCGTCTGGCCCAGCCAGCCCGTGCGCTCGAGTACTACACGAAGGCCGCCGCCCTCGACGAGACGGCCGATGTGCTCTACAACATCGGCATTCTCGCTGCCAAGGCCGGCGACGACCGGCGGGCGATTCACAGCCTGGAGCGGGCGCTCGAACGAAGCCCAAGTCTGCTGGAGGCGTACCCGGTCCTCCTCGCTGCCTATCGCCGCACCGGGCGCGCCGAGCGTGCGGAGCGCCTCGAGGCGGCCTTTCCGCGGGTACTCACCCGGGTCAAGGCCGAGGAGCATTTCCGCCGTGGCGTTCAGCTTTACCGGGAAGGCCGGCACCACGAGGCGATCGCGGCCTTCGGCCTGTCCCTTCAGCTGAGCCCGCGGAGTCCGGCCGCGCTCAGCAACCTGGGCTACGTGTACTTCGACCTCGGGCGGCTCGACGAGGCCATGGTCCAGCAGCAGCGTGCCCTCGAGGCGGACCCGGCCTTCGCCAACGCCCACTACGGTCTCGCGCTGATCCACGAGCGGCGGGGCCAGGCGGCCCGGGCGCGGGCCCACTTCGCCGAGTACCTGCGGTTGGATCCGCGAGGCTACTGGGCCAGGAGAGCCCGGCAGGCGCTGGACGGGGCGCCGCGGTCCTGA
- a CDS encoding SMP-30/gluconolactonase/LRE family protein: MAMRSRRAGLVLSILLAAAACGPTPPPPAAVPVLVWPPPPEPARVRYVGSLSRPEDIEAPKSWLGRLWEVLAGREEIRLQRPYGVAADRAGRVYVADSAARVIHIFDVQAQKYSAIKQMGKQPFETPIGIAVAPDGSVYISDSQMRRVGAFDRSGKLLREFGQDLLRPTGLAVSPRGDRVYVVDTLAHQVAVFDPAGKRLGTIGQRGAGAAGFNYPTNISVDRAGVIYVADTMNFQVKIFSADGQPRGHFGRHGDGSGDFAQPKGLALDSEGHVYVVEGIHDVLQIFDVTGRFLLGIGATGHAPGNFWLPTGLHIDGQDRIYVADSYNNRVQMFQYVRGLP; encoded by the coding sequence GTGGCCATGAGATCGCGCCGGGCGGGCCTCGTGCTCTCGATCCTCTTGGCCGCCGCGGCCTGCGGCCCCACGCCCCCGCCCCCCGCGGCGGTGCCGGTTCTGGTCTGGCCGCCGCCGCCGGAGCCCGCACGGGTCCGGTATGTCGGTAGCCTCTCGCGGCCGGAGGACATCGAGGCGCCGAAGTCGTGGCTCGGGCGGCTGTGGGAGGTCCTTGCGGGGCGAGAGGAGATTCGCCTGCAGCGGCCCTATGGCGTCGCGGCGGACCGGGCTGGCCGGGTGTACGTCGCCGATTCTGCCGCGCGGGTGATCCACATCTTCGACGTCCAGGCCCAGAAGTACAGCGCCATCAAGCAGATGGGCAAGCAGCCTTTCGAGACGCCCATCGGGATTGCCGTGGCCCCCGACGGCAGCGTGTACATCTCGGACTCCCAGATGCGACGGGTGGGCGCCTTCGACCGGAGCGGGAAGCTGCTGCGCGAGTTCGGCCAGGACCTGCTGCGACCCACAGGCCTGGCAGTGTCCCCCAGGGGGGACCGCGTCTACGTGGTCGACACCCTGGCTCATCAGGTGGCCGTCTTCGACCCTGCGGGGAAGCGGCTCGGGACCATCGGCCAGCGGGGAGCGGGCGCCGCAGGGTTCAACTATCCCACCAACATCTCGGTGGACCGAGCCGGAGTCATCTACGTCGCGGACACGATGAACTTCCAGGTCAAGATCTTCTCTGCCGACGGCCAGCCCCGCGGGCACTTCGGTCGCCACGGCGACGGAAGCGGTGACTTCGCCCAACCCAAGGGCCTTGCACTGGACTCGGAGGGGCACGTCTACGTGGTCGAGGGAATCCACGATGTACTGCAGATCTTCGACGTGACGGGGCGGTTCTTGCTCGGGATCGGAGCCACGGGGCATGCTCCTGGCAACTTCTGGCTGCCCACCGGGTTGCACATCGACGGGCAGGACCGGATCTACGTGGCGGACAGCTACAACAACCGGGTCCAGATGTTCCAGTACGTGAGAGGTCTGCCGTGA
- a CDS encoding cytochrome c3 family protein has protein sequence MIGRWVAVGACSVLALALALAASAQPRGGSTKPAQATAAPTPGPPAKGAPPAGSSCTTGGCHAKMGVDRYVHGPVVVGACKACHTPKPNVAHPSKAKDSEGDFELVAHGADLCYTCHERKNTLPVVHGPVQWGQCSFCHDPHQSPNRFRLKETPVSKLCFKCHKDDKTTSREVHGPVALGECTACHDPHQGKDKVRLTAQGNTLCLGCHEERKQEFATRKFSHKPARENCNGCHDPHTSDNPARTRKPVPELCFSCHQAQGKHVAGARTQHDAYKIEKKCLNCHDPHTADQPKQLRAVAAQLCLSCHDKELETPTGKIMNMKAWLADNPVIHGPIRQGDCPACHNPHGSDNFRILRRAYPRQFYAPFSSEQYALCFGCHEPTLALEASTVKLTNFRNGEKNLHFVHVNRPDKGRTCRACHETHASKRPKQIRESVSFGRWEVPTNYQKTDTGGRCTPGCHVSRGYDRVTAVANK, from the coding sequence GTGATCGGCCGCTGGGTCGCAGTGGGCGCCTGCTCGGTGCTGGCGCTCGCCCTGGCGCTGGCGGCCTCTGCCCAGCCCCGCGGTGGCTCGACCAAGCCGGCCCAGGCCACCGCAGCACCCACGCCCGGTCCGCCCGCCAAGGGTGCGCCGCCGGCCGGGTCCTCGTGCACGACCGGCGGCTGTCACGCCAAGATGGGGGTGGACCGGTATGTGCACGGCCCGGTGGTCGTTGGCGCGTGCAAGGCCTGTCACACCCCCAAGCCCAACGTGGCGCACCCGTCCAAAGCGAAGGATTCGGAGGGCGACTTCGAGCTGGTGGCCCATGGCGCCGACCTCTGCTACACGTGCCACGAGCGGAAGAACACGCTGCCCGTGGTCCACGGGCCGGTCCAGTGGGGGCAGTGCTCGTTCTGCCACGACCCTCATCAGTCCCCGAATCGCTTTCGCCTCAAGGAAACGCCGGTTTCCAAGCTCTGCTTCAAGTGCCACAAGGACGACAAGACGACGTCGAGGGAGGTGCACGGTCCCGTCGCCCTGGGCGAGTGCACGGCCTGCCACGACCCGCACCAGGGCAAGGACAAGGTGAGGCTCACGGCTCAGGGCAACACGCTCTGCCTCGGCTGCCACGAGGAGCGCAAGCAGGAGTTCGCGACGCGGAAGTTCAGCCACAAGCCGGCGCGCGAGAACTGCAACGGCTGCCACGATCCCCACACCTCGGACAACCCGGCGCGCACGCGCAAGCCGGTCCCCGAGCTCTGTTTCTCGTGCCATCAGGCCCAGGGCAAGCATGTCGCCGGAGCGCGCACGCAGCACGATGCCTACAAGATCGAGAAGAAGTGCCTGAACTGCCACGACCCGCACACGGCCGACCAGCCGAAGCAGCTGCGCGCGGTGGCCGCCCAGCTCTGCCTGAGCTGTCATGACAAGGAGCTCGAAACGCCAACCGGCAAGATCATGAACATGAAGGCCTGGCTGGCCGACAACCCCGTGATCCACGGTCCCATCCGCCAGGGCGACTGCCCTGCGTGCCACAACCCGCACGGCTCCGACAACTTCCGTATTCTCCGCCGCGCCTACCCGCGGCAGTTCTATGCGCCGTTCTCCAGTGAGCAGTACGCCCTCTGCTTCGGTTGCCACGAGCCCACTCTCGCCCTCGAGGCCTCGACCGTGAAGCTCACCAACTTCCGCAACGGGGAGAAGAACCTCCACTTCGTCCATGTCAACCGGCCGGACAAGGGGCGCACGTGCCGCGCGTGCCACGAGACGCACGCCTCGAAGCGGCCCAAGCAGATCCGCGAGTCCGTGTCCTTCGGCCGCTGGGAGGTTCCGACGAACTACCAGAAGACCGACACCGGCGGCCGTTGCACGCCCGGGTGCCACGTGTCGCGCGGCTACGACCGGGTGACCGCGGTGGCGAACAAGTGA
- a CDS encoding oligosaccharide flippase family protein produces the protein MPSRFLAGGRTLVGSYLTEAGRRALGNLLGLTGWTALWQLSTLGVLLVLTRALGVEAFGTLIFALTTQTYLTLFGSLGCTAVVIREGVQRPDDIDAIATSFLILTAASSLLVCASSLAIVRLLPMSDGERWLLALVVMGSVPASMNAQPLFDIHHWASLPEVSQG, from the coding sequence TTGCCCAGCCGGTTCCTGGCGGGGGGGCGCACGCTCGTTGGCTCATACCTCACCGAGGCTGGGCGACGAGCCCTTGGGAACCTGCTCGGTCTCACTGGCTGGACGGCCCTCTGGCAGCTGAGCACGCTCGGAGTCCTCCTGGTCCTGACGCGAGCACTCGGGGTGGAGGCGTTCGGGACGCTGATCTTCGCCCTGACGACGCAGACCTACCTGACCCTCTTCGGCAGCCTCGGGTGCACAGCCGTCGTCATTCGTGAGGGCGTACAACGCCCGGACGACATAGATGCCATCGCCACCTCCTTCCTCATCCTGACCGCGGCAAGCTCGCTACTCGTCTGCGCGAGCAGCCTCGCGATCGTCAGGCTGCTCCCGATGTCCGACGGGGAACGCTGGCTCCTGGCCCTCGTGGTGATGGGGAGCGTCCCGGCGTCGATGAACGCGCAGCCGCTCTTCGACATACATCATTGGGCGTCTCTTCCGGAAGTGAGTCAGGGCTGA
- a CDS encoding oligosaccharide flippase family protein — MRNLAGLGSFTAISQACAFGVLLLLTNGLGPEGFGTYVFGTSVLAYLVVVGGVGLGNVVVRDLNLLPEDADRTTTAFVVITVAGAAIAGAAAAVVAALAPVSTAERHVLLIVAIAAVPMCLNLNPLYDSHHRQALSAALSIPGDVLMLGGVAGLHYAGLLTAPGAALLLLGKHAITMIAQAAIYHRKVRPFRWAWDPRWARSLLRSGRFMLTAGLVYMVPLQGGVILARLLRGERDAGLYGVAFQIASAYLIAGTLVTRIVQPHIAGPYGLDRLFVRKLILSMGGTLIMLWLAGGGVAWLLIDRLLDPAYAPAFGPMLVLLTTATVAIATWAVNLYLLRLHRERTLQAVYVGAAAVYVALALLSAGSPLALFAAASLAVFTMVAAVVVPAARRAAHMPGGC, encoded by the coding sequence TTGCGCAACCTGGCGGGGTTGGGGTCATTCACCGCGATCTCCCAGGCGTGCGCATTCGGCGTCCTCCTGCTTCTCACGAACGGTCTCGGCCCGGAGGGCTTCGGGACGTATGTGTTCGGGACAAGCGTGCTGGCGTACCTGGTGGTCGTCGGCGGGGTCGGGCTGGGCAACGTCGTCGTCCGCGACCTGAACCTGCTACCTGAGGACGCAGACAGGACGACGACGGCGTTCGTCGTTATCACCGTGGCCGGCGCCGCGATCGCTGGAGCAGCGGCGGCGGTCGTGGCAGCGCTCGCGCCCGTGTCCACCGCCGAAAGACATGTGCTGCTCATCGTTGCGATCGCGGCCGTACCGATGTGCCTGAACTTGAATCCCCTGTACGACTCCCACCATCGCCAGGCCTTGTCGGCGGCGTTGAGCATCCCTGGTGATGTGTTGATGCTGGGTGGGGTCGCGGGCCTCCATTACGCGGGGCTTCTCACGGCGCCGGGCGCCGCGCTGTTGCTGCTCGGAAAGCACGCGATCACGATGATCGCCCAGGCGGCTATCTACCACCGGAAGGTTCGACCGTTCCGCTGGGCATGGGATCCGAGATGGGCGCGCTCCCTGCTCCGTTCGGGCCGATTCATGTTGACTGCCGGCCTGGTCTACATGGTTCCCTTGCAGGGCGGAGTGATCCTGGCGAGGCTACTCCGCGGAGAGCGGGACGCTGGTCTGTACGGGGTTGCGTTCCAGATCGCCTCGGCGTACCTGATCGCCGGAACGCTGGTAACCCGGATCGTTCAGCCCCACATCGCCGGACCGTATGGGCTGGATCGCCTCTTCGTGCGGAAGCTGATTCTGAGCATGGGGGGAACCCTCATCATGCTGTGGCTCGCGGGTGGGGGGGTCGCCTGGCTGCTGATCGATCGCCTCCTGGACCCCGCATACGCTCCGGCGTTCGGCCCGATGCTCGTGCTGCTCACGACCGCCACGGTCGCCATCGCGACGTGGGCCGTCAACCTGTATCTCTTGCGGTTGCACCGCGAGCGGACGTTGCAGGCGGTGTACGTAGGTGCCGCGGCGGTGTATGTCGCCCTTGCCCTCCTGTCCGCGGGCAGCCCGCTGGCTCTCTTCGCAGCGGCCTCCCTGGCGGTGTTCACGATGGTGGCTGCCGTCGTGGTCCCGGCGGCTCGTCGCGCGGCCCACATGCCGGGAGGTTGTTGA
- a CDS encoding glycosyltransferase family 2 protein: MNPIVLIPALNEAASIARVVGAIRTAVPGVPVVVVDDGSTDGTASIARAAGARVVRLPFNMGYGVALQTGYKYALRHGHDCVVQLDGDGQHEPADIPALVEAIAGGGADVALGSRFLGKDDYRPDLIRRIGMQLFSRLAFLLGGTRLTDVTSGFQALSGDVVRFLAADRYPSDYPDADVLLMLQRSRFRIQEVPVRMYGRRGGRSMHSGLRPVYYAFKMLLSVSLTSLRREGFDRTEA, encoded by the coding sequence ATGAACCCCATCGTCCTCATCCCCGCCTTGAACGAAGCCGCGTCCATCGCGCGGGTGGTGGGCGCCATCCGGACCGCGGTTCCCGGGGTTCCGGTCGTCGTGGTGGACGACGGCTCGACGGATGGGACTGCGTCGATCGCCCGAGCGGCCGGGGCGCGTGTCGTGCGGCTCCCCTTCAACATGGGCTACGGAGTGGCGCTCCAGACAGGGTACAAGTACGCCCTCCGCCACGGTCACGACTGCGTGGTGCAGCTCGACGGCGACGGCCAGCACGAGCCGGCCGATATCCCCGCCCTCGTGGAGGCCATCGCCGGCGGAGGGGCGGACGTGGCCCTGGGCTCCCGGTTCCTCGGCAAGGATGACTATCGTCCCGATCTCATCCGGCGCATCGGGATGCAGCTCTTCTCCCGGCTCGCCTTCCTGCTGGGTGGCACCCGGCTCACTGACGTCACCTCCGGGTTCCAGGCGCTCTCCGGTGACGTGGTGCGCTTCCTGGCGGCGGACCGCTACCCGTCGGACTATCCGGACGCCGACGTGCTGCTCATGCTCCAGCGCTCCCGCTTCCGGATCCAGGAGGTTCCCGTACGCATGTACGGCAGGCGAGGCGGCCGCTCGATGCACTCGGGCCTGCGGCCCGTCTATTACGCCTTCAAGATGCTGCTGTCGGTCTCGCTCACCTCGCTGAGGCGCGAGGGATTCGACCGCACGGAGGCCTGA